The segment CCTGAGACAGCTTGGCCAGCATCATGCCGATGGGGCCCTGGCCGATTACCAGAACCGTCTCTTCGGGCTGCAAGCGCAGGGTCTCAATACCCTTCTGGCAGGTGTTAATCGGCTCGATAAAGGCCGCCTGCTCATAGCTGACGTTCTGAGGGATGCGAACTACGCCACCGCGCTGGACGATCCAATCCATGACGCGCACGTATTCGGCAAAACCTCCACCGCTAGGTTCGTAACCGGCGGTCACGCCCACTTTCTTGTATACAGGACACTGGGCAAACACCTTGCGATTGCAATAGAAGCAGTCACGGCAAGGGATGTGATGAAAGACCATCACACGCTCACCCAGGGAATAACTTGTCACGCCCTCGCCTACGGCCACAATCATGCCTGAGGTCTCGTGGCCGAAGATGCGTGGAGCAGAGTGCGAGCCGGTACTGATTTTCTTGAGGTCTGTGCCGCAGATGCCGCAGGTGTGTACCCGAATCAGCAATTCGCCTGGGCCAATCGTGGGCACAGGGACGGTTTCCATGCGGACATCATTCTGCCCGTGATAGACAGCAGCCCGCATGGTCGCGGGAATCTTGCCTAAAGTCGTGCTGCCGGTTTGAGTTGCAGTTGCCATAGTTAAGAGTCAAATTTCGCCAATTTAGATTCTATCGCGTTCGCGGATAAATCCTGGTTCTCAATCAGATGCTGGATGAGTGGCACCAGCGCCTTAGCCGCCCGGCTGCTGTTGCGTGCCAAACGAAATACCACTGGCCACATCGCAGGCCGGAGCGTGGCGTGCAATACGAATTTCCCGGTGTCAAAATTGCCGTCGACATCCACGAATTTGTCCATCGGCGGCATGGGAAACTCCAGCTCATCAGAGATTGCCTTCACCGCAAAGAAAGGCAGTCCAGCCTGAGCAGCAACTTCGGCTACGGCGGCTGCTTCCATATCAACCGCGTGGGCTGCGAAACGTTGCGCCAGGGCACGCTTTTCTTCCGATCCCAGAATCTTGTTAGCAGTTACCAATATCCGAATTCCGGGGCCCGTGGAGTAACCTTTGCCGCTGGCAGCATCAATTACGTTGGCTGCCAGAAAAGCCTCGCCCACCTTGACGCCGCTGGTGAGGCTACCAGCCAGCCCTGCCGAGACCAACGCCTCCGGGTGATATGTGTTCACAGCAGCTTCAGCAGCTAAATGGGCCGCACTAGCGCCGATTCCACCGCACACCAGCACCGCTTTTTCTGATTCGTAGAAGCGCAGAGTCTTGCCGCCGTGCTCGACGTCGCGATGTTTCCAGCCGTGGATGATAGGAGCGATTTCACGCTGCAAGGCGGCGATGATGGCGAGGCGAGAATGCGAGGATTCCGTGTTATTTCGCCCGGACATAACCGTGTCCCTTAAACCAATCCACCGCGCGACGCAGAGCGTCGTCAACTGGAACAACTTTGTATCCCAACTCTCGCTCAGCCTTGGCGGAAGAGGCAAACATCTTTTTGCGGCCCATGCGGACCGCATCCACCGTAGCACGCGGCTCCTTGCCCAGCAGCAGACCAGTAAATACCTGATCGCATGCCGCGAAACCCATGGCGACCATGTGCGGGACTTTCATCGTGGGAGCTGGCAATCCGGTGATGGCGGCTAGCTTGTCGAGAATCTGCTTCAATGTAAGGTTCTCGCCGCCGATGATATAGCGCTCGCCGGGATGGGCCTTTTCTATCGCGGTAATGTGGGCACGGGCACACTCGGTTACATCCACGAGATTAAGTCCGGTATCTACATACGCCGGAAATTGGCGGTTCAGGAAATCTACGATGATCCGGCCCGTAGGAGTGGGCTTGATGTCCTGCTCGCCGATAGGAGTCGTAGGATTCACCAAAACCACGTTGACGCCGTTGCGTCCGGCTTCGAGGACAACCTGCTCCGCCATGAATTTCGAACGCTTGTAGTGCCCAATCATGTTGGACAGCGCAACCGGCGAGTCTTCGTTGCAGGGCTCACCATTTCCGGTAAAACCCATGGTCGCCACCGAACTCGTATAAACTACCCGGCGCACGCCAGCCTCCTGTGCGGCCTGGAGAATAGCGCGCGTGCCCTCGACGTTGGCGCGGTACATCTGCTCAGGATCGCGGACCCAGAGGCGGTAATCAGCGGCCACGTGGAAGACGAAATCGCATCCCTGCATTCCTTTTTTCAACGACTGGGGATCGGTGAGATCACCGGTCACACGCTCGGCCTTGAGGGCATCAATGTTGGCTGTGGGGCTGCTGGATCGCGTCAGCAGACGCAAATCCGCGCCCTGCGCCGCCAGCAGGCGGGCGACGTGGCTGCCGACGAATCCGGTGGCTCCAGTGACGAAGGCTTTCATGGAAGTAGAAAGGCACGGCATACGCCGTGCCCGAGGTTAAAATTCTTAGATGCAGAAAACAAAGTCTAGTCGAGTTTTTCCGCTTCGATTCCGATGTTTTTCTCGCCAGCAGAGCGCTTTTCCCAGTATTTGCGGACCCAGGCTTCCCAGCTCCTGCCCGCTGCGGTATCGCGTCCGCTGAAGGCAAGCGCGGCGATATCGGCGTAGGCGACGCTGAGTTTCTCATCCGAGCCGGCGGGAAAGAGGCGCACGCAAGAATCTGCCAGAGTTTTACCGGAGCGCCGGTCAAAGATGTAGCCTTCAACCTTGTTTCCGTTTTTCAAAGTGATGGAGACATCGCCGCGGTAATCAAAGGCCTTTTCCAGGGCTTCGCGGATTTCCGTTTCACCGGCTAGTTGCGGAATCCAGCCCTCGAGCTTTTCGTGAAGTGTTCCCGGAGAAACCTCAAGGGCATCAGGATTGCTTGCGACCGGCTCAGTTACAGCCGAGGACGGCTGTGCCACACGCTTTTCAGTTTTCGTTTCCACGGAAGGAGTGCCACTCATGCCCGGGTCTCCTCAAGCTCGGTCTCGGTCTTTTCAATCTGCACCAGCGGATTATAGGCATGCACCGGGCGCGCAGTTTCATTCAAAAGCTGACGGGCGTCGTCATCCTTGTAGCTTTGGAAGAGCGTGGCCTTAACGGTTTCAAGAAAACCCTTCACTGAGCTGAAGGTGTGGTTGACGGCTGAAGCCTCATAGCCGCTGTGCACCATGCAATTGGCACACTTGGGATTTCCCGATTCAGTCCCATATTCGTGCCATTCGGTGGCTTCCATCAGCTCCTGGAAGGTATCGGCGTAACCATCCTGAAGCAAGTAGCAAGGCTTTTGCCAGCCGAAGATGTTATACGTCGGCATGCCCCAGGGAGTGCAGGTATACTGCCGCTTGCCCATCAGGAATTCAAGAAAGAGCGGCGACATATTGAATTGCCAGTTCTTCTTGCGGTTGGAAAGAATGGCGCGGAAGAGCCGCCGGGTGCGGGCGCGTCCGAGGAAATGTTTCTGATCGGGCGCCTTGTCATAAGAATATCCGGGCGAGAGCATCATGCCCTCGACGCCAAGCGCCATGATTTCGTCAAAGCAAGCGCGCACGCTGTTGGGGTCAGCACCGTCGAACAGAGTCGTGTTCGTAGTCACGCGGAAACCGCGATTCAGGGCCTCTTTGACAGCTTCGACGGCAACGTCGTAACCACCTTCACGGCAGACGGAAAAATCGTGGTGCTCGCGCTGCCCGTCGAGGTGAACGGAAAATGTAAGATACTTGCTGGGCTTGAAGAGATCGAGTTTTTCTTTCAGCAGCAGAGCGTTGGTGCACAGGTAAATGTACTTTTTGCGCTCGACCAGACCTTCGACAATCTCGCCGATCTGGGGATGCATCAGCGGCTCGCCACCAGGGATGCTGACCATGGGAGTGCCGCACTCCTCCACCGCGCGGAAGCATTGCTCTGGCGTGAGGTCCTTCTTCAGGATGTGCGCCGGATACTGAATCTTGCCGCAGCCTGCACAGGCAAGATTGCAGCGAAAGAGTGGTTCCAGCATAAGAACCAGCGGATAGCGCTTACGGCCGGCCATCTTCTGCTTCAGGACGTAGCTTGCTACGGTCCACATCTGCGAAACTGGTACGGGCACTCGAGCTCCTCTCGAAATCTAAAAGTGTTACCTCAGGGGCTAAAGCCCCCTGTCTTTATAAAGCCTTATCGGCACTTTTCGCTTCGCTCACCCATGCCTAAAGGCATGGGCTGGGCCGTGCCCCTTCGAAAACTTAAAGATTATCAACCTGCACAAGGTTGCGACTTACCTTGCGCGGGTTTTCAATATTGGCAAAGACCCGCGCATACGTTGCCAGCGCGAGCATGGGGAAATAATTCCGGTACAGGTGATACGCCAGGTAAAAGACCCGTGGGAAACCTGTTCCAGTGTACTGCGGCTCGTCCCAGGAGCCGTCTTTTTTCTGCGTCCGCAATAAATATGCGATGCCGCGGGCCACGCCTTCGCTGCGCGTATCGCCCGCCGCCAGCAATCCCATTACAGCCCAGGCTGTCTGCGATGGCGTGCTTGGGCCTACGCCCTTCAGCGCGGGATCATCATACGATCCGCAGGTCTCGCCCCAGCCGCCATCCGGGTTCTGGAACATGCGCAGCCACTCTGCCGCCTGTTGGATGTAAGGCTCGTGGTTCCATACCCCCATGGCCTCGAGGCCCCTCAGGACGCACATGGTTCCATAGATATAGTTTACCCCCCAGCGGCCAAACCAGGAACCATCAGGCTCCTGCTCGCGGATAATAAAATCAATGGCCTTGCGCACGCGCTTGTCTTCGCGGGTGTAGCCGTAAACCGCGAGCATCTCGAGGACGCGACCGGTGATATCCACGGTGGGTGGGTCGAGCATGGCGTTGTGGTCGGCAAAGGGAACGTACTGGAAGACCATGCGGTCGTTATCTTTGTCGAACGAGGCCCAGCCGCCATTCTTGCACTGCATGGAAAAGATCCACTCGATGGCGCGCTGGGAGGATTCGTGCTGATAGCGCTCGTTAGGATTGTCTACATGGCTCAGGCCAAGCAGCACCATGGCGCTGTCATCCACGTCAGGGTAGAACTCGTTATTGAATTCAAAGTACCAGCCGGCGGGAGCAGCGTTGGGATTTTTTACGCTCCAGTCGCCTTTGTGTGTGACCTGCTTTTTCAGCATCCAGTCGGCTGCCGCCACTATGCGGGGCTCGGACGGGGAAACTCCACACTCGCCGAGGGCAAAGAGCGCATAGGCCGTATCCCAAACCGGCGACATGCAGGGCTGCATGCGGAAGGTGTTCTTTTCTTCGATGCCGAGCTTTTCAAATTCATCCATGGCGCGGATGAATTGGGGGTCATCCACGGAGTACCCCAGGCAGCGCAGCGCAAGAATCGAATTAAGAATACTAGGATAAATTGAGCCCAGGCCGTCGGACATCTCAAAGCGCTCGAGCATCCATTTTTCGGCCTTGCGGAGCGCCAAGGCACGCAACGGGCGCACATGCACGCGCTCGAAAAAGTGCACGAGGTGATCGAGCACCAGGAAGAAGTTCCGCCAACTCAAGATCTTTTTCGACCACTTCAACTTCAGGTTGATTTGGTCACGATCACCGGGGAAAAGCTCATCAATTCCCTGCTCCGCGGAGATTTTCTTAAAGGGTTTCTTGGCGTAGACGATCGAAAGCGGAACCAGGATGGCCCGCGACCAGGAAGAAATCTCATAAATGTTGAACCAGAACCAATTCGGGAACAACACAATCTCCGGAGGAATGGCCGGTACAGCGTCGTAATCGTACTGTCCCAGGAAGCAAAGATAAATCTTGGTAAAGGTATTGACCTCAGGCACGCCGCCCATTTCGAGGATGCGTCCGCGAGCGCGAACCAGCGCCGGATGATCGGGTTTGTAGCCCATCAGCTTCAGGCCAAAATAAGCTTTCACCGAAGCACTGATGTTCGACGGCCCGCCCTGATAGATCGGCCAGCCGCCATCTTCGTTCTGATGACGAAGAATCTCAACAGTTGCCTTGGCCATCTTGCGGGGATCGCCCGTGCCCAGCAGGGTATGCATCAGGATGTAATCGGATTCCAGGGTGGTATCGGCTTCTAATTCGCCGCACCAGAAGCCTTCCTCCGTCTGGATGGAGAGGAGGTATTTACGGATGGCATCAATGGCCGCAGCCACGCGGCTGCGCATGTCATCAAGCTTGCCAAAGGTCATTGGCGGAAGATGGCGCTCAGATGCGCCCTGGGAAAAGGGCTGTTCCATCGCTTACTCCGCAATTGCCGGCGCGGGAGCTTCGCCAATAGCGGCAACGATCTCGGGAGGCAAGCCGAAACGAACATTTTCGGGCATGACCTCGACCTCACGAAGGTTGGTGAACCCTTTGTTCTGCAAGAACAAAATTACTTCTTCTACCAAACACTCCGGAGCTGAAGCTCCTGCGGTTAGGGCAATAGTTCTGACGCCGTCCAACCACTCCGGCGCGATTGCCCGGAAATTTTCAATCAAATGAGAAGAGCGCCCTAAGTTGCGCGCAACTTCCACCAGGCGGTTCGAGTTGGAGCTGTTATCGGAACCCACAACCAGCAACAGGTCGGCTTCTTCTGCAATATGCTTGACCGCAACCTGGCGGTTTTCAGTGGCATAGCAGATATCCTGTGCGTGCGGTCCACGAATGTAGGGGAACTTGTTCTTCAGAGCGGCGATGATGTCTTTGGCTTCATCGAGACTCAAGGTGGTCTGGGTGATATAGGCCACGCGGTTGGGATCGGGAACAACCAGTGCTTCTACCTCTTCGGTAGTGCTCACAACCTGAGTCACAAGAGGAGCTTCGCCCAGGGTCCCAATAACTTCGTCATGATCGCGATGGCCAATCAAAATGATGGAATAACCTTCCTTGGCGTACTTGACGGCTTCCACGTGGACTTTGGTGACCAGCGGGCAGGTGGCATCCACCACGCGTAGGTTGCGCTTTTTGCTGGCCTCGCGCACTTCCGGCGAAACACCGTGGGCGCTATAGATAACACGCTCGCCATCGGGGACTTCTTCCACACTGTCTACAAAGATGGCACCTTTGCCCTTGAGTTCATCCACGACATAACGGTTGTGAACAATCTCTTTGCGCACATAAATAGGTGCGCCAAAAGCCTCCAAGGCTATTCGGACAATATCAATGGCTCTTACCACCCCGGCGCAGAAACCACGGGGTTTGAGCAAAATAAGCGTTTTGGCTTCGACTTGGGCTCGGGGCTGGGCTTCGGTTGGTTTGTTCATTCGCTTATGTTTTAAGTATACAGGAGGCCTAAGTTTTTCAGAATCAAAACCTTACAAGATTTCAGACTCAAACCTTACAAGAAAGGTACCGTTGCCGTCAATGTAAACCATAGAAAAAAGGGGGAATTAGCATTGAATGGGCGTTTCAGAGCAGCGAATGGTAACAGGCAGAGGTTCAAACCTTGGCTTTGAGCATCTGCTCGGCATGGCGGAGCGAGGTCTCAGTCAGCTTGGCCCCGCTTAACATTCGGGCAATCTCCTCGGTGCGCTCGGCCTCCGACAGCCGCCGGATGGTGGTATGCACCCGCACAGTACCGGATTCCTTCTTTTCTTTCTTTTCAATTACATAATGCTGGTCGGCAAAGGAAGCGATCTGCGGCAGGTGGGTTATACAAAGCACCTGATGACTGTGACCGAGAGCCTTCAACTTTATACCCACAGCCTCAGCGGCCCGGCCTCCGATGCCGGTATCAATTTCGTCGAAGACGAGGGTACGCATTCCGGCTTCGGATTTCCCATGCCTGGAATTAGGGCGGGCGGCGTGTGGAGGCCCGTCAGCCTCAACCGTCGCCTTCAGCGCCAGCATCACGCGCGACATCTCACCACCGGAGGCGATCTGCTCCACCGGATGCAGCAGTTCGCCTGCATTGGTGGCGATGAGATACGCGGCCTCATCAAAGCCCTCGGCTGACCATGAGGCCTGATCTTCGTTGGCAGACAGCTCTACATGGAAGCGGACCTTCATGGCCAGGTCGTTGATTTCGGCTTCCACTAATTTTTCCAGCTTGTGGGCAAGCTCCTGGCGTTTTTTGGAAACGCTGCGCGCCTGCTTCAGATAATCTTCAGCGGCGACTGCAACGTTTTTGCGTAACTGATGCAGAATTTCGTCGCGGTTCTCGACTTCATTCAGTTTGCGCGCGACCTCTTCACCGAAGGCGATGATTTCATCCACGCTCTGGCCGTACTTGCGCTTCAAGCGATCCATGAGCGCGAGCCGGTCTTCAATTTCAGCCAGCCGCTGCGGAGAGGCGTCAATCCCTTCGGCGTAATCGCGCAGCGTGATACCGGCATCTTCCACCGTGATGCGAGCTGATTCCAGCGCAGCCAGTGTCTCCTGAAATTTGGCATCGTAGCGCGTCAGCTCTTCCAACTGCTTGATGGCCGCACGCAATGAAGAGGCCGCGGAAGAATTCGACTCATACAGAAGCTCGTGCGCACCCATAGCAGCGGAATAGAGTTTTTCCGCATTGGCCAGAACGCGCTTTTCCGATTCCAGGCGCTGATCTTCGCCAGATTCAAGTCCAGCCTGCTGAATTTCTTTTTTCTGGAATTGCCACAGATCAAGCAGGCGCAAACGATCTTGCTCATCGCGCTCCAGGTCAGAGATGCGCTGCTGCAATTCGCGCCAGCGATGGTACGTCTCAGCGACTGTCTCGGTCTCGATGTTGCCAAAGCGATCGAGCAGCCGCAGGCGTTCACCCGCACCGAAAGCCAGCAGAGTTTCGCTTTGCGCATGGATATGAGCCAACTCAGGCGCAAGCTGTTTAAGCACCGCCACCGTGGCCGGCTGATTGTTGATAAATACCCTGCCCTTACCGCCGTGGGCAATCTCGCGGCGAAAAATCAGTTGTTCCTCGGCATGATCAATGCCATTTTTTTCGAGGATATCGGTAATCGCGCGACTTTTCACGTCAAAGACGGCGGAAACAACGGCCTTCTCTGCGCCGTGGCGGATCATGTCATTGGAGGCACGTTCGCCCAGCAGGAGCGCTAATGCATCAATCAGGATGGATTTGCCCGCGCCGGTTTCGCCCGTCAGCAGATTCAAGCCGGGGGCAAACTCCACCACGACGTTATCAATGACGGCGTAATTTTCGACGCGAAGCTCGAGCAGCACGCTGCGTTTCCCTCGGAGATTTGGAAGATTATCTACTAAAAAGCGGCTGGGAGCTACTGGCTGCTAAAAGCAGTTCTCGGTTTCCAGTTGCCAGTTCCCAGTTTTTGCCCAATGGGGAATAGAGAGGCCGTACCGCAAGGGTAATTCGTCCTATAAAAAAAATTAACTGACCGATGATTGACGAGGGCGTACACTGGATGCTAGGTTGCATATAGCCACTTTCACTCGAATTCCATCGAGATGACCATACACCTCATTTCAACATGCATTGTCGAAAACGAGATCGTTAATCTCATTCAAGACAGCGGTCTGGTTGCCAAAGTTGTTCTCCTGATTCTTCTTGGGTTCAGCGTACTTTCCTGGGGAATCATTCTTTCCAAGTGGGCCCGGTTTGGCCGAGCGCGGAGCCAGAGCGGACGCTTTGTGCGCGCCTTCCGCAAGGCCCAGCGGCTTCAGGATATTTCTGCGGTAGCTGAGCAATTCAAACCTAGTCCCCTGGTGGCAGTGTTCGAGGGTGGGTATGAAGAGTACCGCCGGCAGGTTGGGAACCCCAGCGGGACGATCCGCAGCCTGGAGGCAATCCGCCGCTCGATGCAGATTGCCGCATCCGAGGAGCTGACCCGCCTGGAACGGCGTTTGCCCTGGCTGGCGACTACGGGCGCAATTACTCCTTTTATAGGGCTGTTTGGCACCGTATGGGGCATTATTGACGCATTCCACGGACTGGGCACCGCCGGGGCCGCCACATTGCGCGCCGTTGCACCTGGAATTTCCGAGGCCCTCATCACTACAGCGGCGGGTTTAGTTGCAGCCATTCCCGCAGTCATCTTCTATAACTTGATTTCCCAGACGATCCGCGAGTTCGGCGCGCGCATGGACGATTTTGCGCTGGAGATGCTGAATGCCGTGGAGCGCAATGCAGCGGTATCCACAGAAACTACTGTGGAGAGACGTTAATGGCTTTCACCGATAAGAGCGGACGCACGCAGTCATCGCTGGCGGAGATCAACATTACGCCGCTGGTGGATGTTGTGCTGGTGCTGCTTATTATCTTCATGCTGACGGCGCCGATTTTGCAATCGGGGATCGATGTGGATGTCCCCAAAACGCGGACCGTCAAAGAAATCACGGAAGAGCGGCTGGTCATCACCATTGATAAGCAACAGCGGGTGTTCCTGGGAAACGATCCGATTAACATTAACGAGATTCCGCAGAAGTTGCGGGCGAAGGTCCGCGATCCGGAGCACCAATCCATTTTCTTGCGGGCCGACCAAAATGTGCCTTTTGGTGCGTTCGCCACGGTCATGGACTCGGTGAAACAAGCGGGAATTACCAACGTAAGCATTGTGACGCAACCCTTGCAGGAGAATACGGTGAAGTAAGATGCAACCGAACGGCAACAATATCTACCTCGAACGCGAGCCGTGGGGAGGTTATCTCACCTGGTCGGCGGGGATGCATGTGCTTCTGTTCGGTTCCATCATCGTCTACAGCGGCATCATCAGCTCACGTCATGGAGAAAATTGGGGTAGCACCGAAATTGGAGAAGCCATGAGCGCAACCTTGGTGAGTCGCGCCCCGGTTCCCTTGCCGTCGCAACCTGAGCAGACAGAAAATGTGGTAGCGAATGAATCCAAAGGGCTGACTGAATCGAAGCCGCAAACCGTTGAGCAACAGCCCAATGCTCTGTTGATCCCCGATCAAAATACAAAAAAGAAGCCTGATCAGCACACCAGCCCGGAAAAACCGCGTATCCCTCCGCCGGAAGATAACCGTGTTCCTTTTGGACAAGGCGGTCCGGTGAGCGGCCCATTTGGCGTGTTCACGGCAAACAATGCCAAGGGCGGATTCAGCTTTACAGGACCCGCGGGAGATTTTGGCAGTCAATTCGGTTGGTACGTGGATGTGGTGCGGCGCAAAGTCTCTGAAAATTGGATGAAATATGAGGTGGACCCGAGTATTACGGCGTCGCGCCGGGTTTACATCGTTTTTGACATTCAAAGCGGTGGAGAACCCACAAACATTCAGGTGGAGCAATCCAGCGGCGTGCCTTCGCTCGATCAATCGGCGATTCGCGCCCTGCAACGGATTGACAGTTTTGGTCCGCTGCCTGGGGGATACAGAGGTAGCAAGGTTTCTGTAGAATTCTGGTTTGATTATAAAAGGCAGTAATCAGGTAGTAATAGATTCTTTTAAATTATAAGCAAGGAACGGAGTGCATAACATGATCAAGCGACTGGCGGTTTTGATTCTGCTGTCTCTCGTATCATCATCTTTGCTTTACGCGCAAACGGATTGGATCCGCACCGGTACCGGCCTGGGAGTAGAAAAAGTACGGCTGGCGGTGCCTGACTTTAAGGCTGCGGGCGCTGATCCGCAGACGGCGCCGCTTCTCACCGTCTTCAACCAAACCCTGTGGAACGACCTGGATAACGCCGGCATCTTCGACCTGGTTTCGAAGAGCTTTTATCCGCTGAGCGTTCCCGGCACGCCGGCCGAGTTGCAACTGGCGACGTGGAGCAATCCTCCAGTGAATGCCAGCATGGTGGCCTTCGGCAACTTCGGAGTTTCAGGCTCGAACGTGGCCATGCAAGGCTGGCTCTATGATGCCCGCAACTCCAGCGCCCCCATGGTGCTGGGCAAGCAATACAGCGACCCGGCATCGCCCGACAATGCCCGTTTGCAGGCGCACCGCTTTGCTGATGAAATCATCTTCCGCCTGGGCGGTGGAATTAACGGCATCGCCGAGACCAAGGTTTATTTCATCAGTTCACGCAGCGGCCATAAGGAAGTCTGGCAGATGGATTATGACGGTGCCGCACAGTCCCAACTGACGCATCTGGGCTCCATCGCCTCGCTTTCACCCCGGGTCTCGCCCGACAACACCCGCATCATATTCTCTTCCTTTGCAAAACGCGGCCTGGAACTCATGATGTACTCGCTGGAGTTGGGGCGAATCGTCAGCTTCCCAACTTACAACGGAACGAATATCTCACCGGCCTGGGCGCCGGATGGCAGCAAGATAGCATTTTCCTCTTCCATGCACGGGCACTCAGAAATTTATGTGGCCGACTCCGCCGGGGCAAACCCGAAGCGGCTTACGGTTTCCAGCGGCCATCCCGACTCTTCACCGGCATGGAACGCCAAAACCGGGGCGCAGATCGCTTTCGTCAGCGGCCGCACCGGTGAACCCCAGATTTACATCATGGATGCCGACGGCACCAACGTACAACGCATGACCGATACCGGCTACGCGGTTTCGCCCTCCTGGTCACCGAATGGACAACTGCTGACATTTGCCTGGAGGCGCAGCTACGGAGCAGGAGATCCTGGAGGCCAGGACATTTACCTTATGGATGTCACCACCCGGCAGTGGGTGCAGTTGACTCACGATTCCGGCGTCAACGACTTCCCCTCCTGGTCGCCCGACGGACGGCATATTGTGTATGAATCCAGACAGGGCGGACGCTCGGAGATCCGGAGCATGCTCGCCGATGGCACCAAACAACATGCGTTAACCAGCAGCGGCGAAAATTCTCAGCCGAACTGGAGTTGGAAATAGATTTCTATCGTAATGCGATATAACTTTATCAGTAATCCTGGGTTTGAAGTTTATGATGTTCCTGGAGGCATGAGGTGAAAAACCGTACTAGGCAGTTCATCGTGTTGACCTTATTGGCGGCGCTCTTGCTAATAGCCGGCTGCGAAAAAAAGAGCACTGCTCCCCCACCACCCCCACCGCCACCGCCGCCGCAGCCTACAGCGTCGCTCTCGGCCAATCCGGATTCGATT is part of the Terriglobales bacterium genome and harbors:
- the shc gene encoding squalene--hopene cyclase, which produces MEQPFSQGASERHLPPMTFGKLDDMRSRVAAAIDAIRKYLLSIQTEEGFWCGELEADTTLESDYILMHTLLGTGDPRKMAKATVEILRHQNEDGGWPIYQGGPSNISASVKAYFGLKLMGYKPDHPALVRARGRILEMGGVPEVNTFTKIYLCFLGQYDYDAVPAIPPEIVLFPNWFWFNIYEISSWSRAILVPLSIVYAKKPFKKISAEQGIDELFPGDRDQINLKLKWSKKILSWRNFFLVLDHLVHFFERVHVRPLRALALRKAEKWMLERFEMSDGLGSIYPSILNSILALRCLGYSVDDPQFIRAMDEFEKLGIEEKNTFRMQPCMSPVWDTAYALFALGECGVSPSEPRIVAAADWMLKKQVTHKGDWSVKNPNAAPAGWYFEFNNEFYPDVDDSAMVLLGLSHVDNPNERYQHESSQRAIEWIFSMQCKNGGWASFDKDNDRMVFQYVPFADHNAMLDPPTVDITGRVLEMLAVYGYTREDKRVRKAIDFIIREQEPDGSWFGRWGVNYIYGTMCVLRGLEAMGVWNHEPYIQQAAEWLRMFQNPDGGWGETCGSYDDPALKGVGPSTPSQTAWAVMGLLAAGDTRSEGVARGIAYLLRTQKKDGSWDEPQYTGTGFPRVFYLAYHLYRNYFPMLALATYARVFANIENPRKVSRNLVQVDNL
- a CDS encoding zinc-dependent dehydrogenase, whose amino-acid sequence is MATATQTGSTTLGKIPATMRAAVYHGQNDVRMETVPVPTIGPGELLIRVHTCGICGTDLKKISTGSHSAPRIFGHETSGMIVAVGEGVTSYSLGERVMVFHHIPCRDCFYCNRKVFAQCPVYKKVGVTAGYEPSGGGFAEYVRVMDWIVQRGGVVRIPQNVSYEQAAFIEPINTCQKGIETLRLQPEETVLVIGQGPIGMMLAKLSQATGARVFASDMYAQRLAAARSFGITDTIDASKEDATQRIRQITDGRGADAVIVAVAGNALVQVALDATRPGGRVLLFAQTTRSQATMDPSAVCMDEKLLLGSYSASVDLQKESERFVFSGDMDMSRLVTHRFPLEQAVEGIKLAMHPQPDSLKIVITPGLNWEGKKP
- the hpnH gene encoding adenosyl-hopene transferase HpnH; amino-acid sequence: MPVPVSQMWTVASYVLKQKMAGRKRYPLVLMLEPLFRCNLACAGCGKIQYPAHILKKDLTPEQCFRAVEECGTPMVSIPGGEPLMHPQIGEIVEGLVERKKYIYLCTNALLLKEKLDLFKPSKYLTFSVHLDGQREHHDFSVCREGGYDVAVEAVKEALNRGFRVTTNTTLFDGADPNSVRACFDEIMALGVEGMMLSPGYSYDKAPDQKHFLGRARTRRLFRAILSNRKKNWQFNMSPLFLEFLMGKRQYTCTPWGMPTYNIFGWQKPCYLLQDGYADTFQELMEATEWHEYGTESGNPKCANCMVHSGYEASAVNHTFSSVKGFLETVKATLFQSYKDDDARQLLNETARPVHAYNPLVQIEKTETELEETRA
- the recN gene encoding DNA repair protein RecN, with protein sequence MLLELRVENYAVIDNVVVEFAPGLNLLTGETGAGKSILIDALALLLGERASNDMIRHGAEKAVVSAVFDVKSRAITDILEKNGIDHAEEQLIFRREIAHGGKGRVFINNQPATVAVLKQLAPELAHIHAQSETLLAFGAGERLRLLDRFGNIETETVAETYHRWRELQQRISDLERDEQDRLRLLDLWQFQKKEIQQAGLESGEDQRLESEKRVLANAEKLYSAAMGAHELLYESNSSAASSLRAAIKQLEELTRYDAKFQETLAALESARITVEDAGITLRDYAEGIDASPQRLAEIEDRLALMDRLKRKYGQSVDEIIAFGEEVARKLNEVENRDEILHQLRKNVAVAAEDYLKQARSVSKKRQELAHKLEKLVEAEINDLAMKVRFHVELSANEDQASWSAEGFDEAAYLIATNAGELLHPVEQIASGGEMSRVMLALKATVEADGPPHAARPNSRHGKSEAGMRTLVFDEIDTGIGGRAAEAVGIKLKALGHSHQVLCITHLPQIASFADQHYVIEKKEKKESGTVRVHTTIRRLSEAERTEEIARMLSGAKLTETSLRHAEQMLKAKV
- the hpnA gene encoding hopanoid-associated sugar epimerase; translated protein: MPCLSTSMKAFVTGATGFVGSHVARLLAAQGADLRLLTRSSSPTANIDALKAERVTGDLTDPQSLKKGMQGCDFVFHVAADYRLWVRDPEQMYRANVEGTRAILQAAQEAGVRRVVYTSSVATMGFTGNGEPCNEDSPVALSNMIGHYKRSKFMAEQVVLEAGRNGVNVVLVNPTTPIGEQDIKPTPTGRIIVDFLNRQFPAYVDTGLNLVDVTECARAHITAIEKAHPGERYIIGGENLTLKQILDKLAAITGLPAPTMKVPHMVAMGFAACDQVFTGLLLGKEPRATVDAVRMGRKKMFASSAKAERELGYKVVPVDDALRRAVDWFKGHGYVRAK
- the ispH gene encoding 4-hydroxy-3-methylbut-2-enyl diphosphate reductase, producing the protein MNKPTEAQPRAQVEAKTLILLKPRGFCAGVVRAIDIVRIALEAFGAPIYVRKEIVHNRYVVDELKGKGAIFVDSVEEVPDGERVIYSAHGVSPEVREASKKRNLRVVDATCPLVTKVHVEAVKYAKEGYSIILIGHRDHDEVIGTLGEAPLVTQVVSTTEEVEALVVPDPNRVAYITQTTLSLDEAKDIIAALKNKFPYIRGPHAQDICYATENRQVAVKHIAEEADLLLVVGSDNSSNSNRLVEVARNLGRSSHLIENFRAIAPEWLDGVRTIALTAGASAPECLVEEVILFLQNKGFTNLREVEVMPENVRFGLPPEIVAAIGEAPAPAIAE